A genomic region of Pongo pygmaeus isolate AG05252 chromosome 7, NHGRI_mPonPyg2-v2.0_pri, whole genome shotgun sequence contains the following coding sequences:
- the ZNF7 gene encoding zinc finger protein 7 isoform X1, with amino-acid sequence MRQRQKGAGTQGFLGCWCVSFQEVVTFGDVAVHFSREEWQCLDPGQRALYREVMLENHSSVAGLAFSDPTLWFGYLCPCFPHDGNLWAWPSRGAAAFPGFLVFKPELISRLEQGEEPWVLDLQGAEGTEAPRTSKTDSTIRTENKQVCEDMDILKSESYGTVVRISPQDFPQNPGFGDVSDSEVWLDSHLGSPGLKVTGSTFQNNCLNEETVVPKTFTKDTAQGCKELGSSGLDCQPLERQRESAEGMSQRCEGCGKGVRATSNIALHWEVNTQKISTCQECQKKLSDCLQGKYPNNCHGEKPYECAECGKVFRLCSQLNQHQRIHTGEKPFKCTECGKAFRLSSKLIQHQRIHTGEKPYRCEECGKAFGQSSSLIHHQRIHTGERPYGCRECGKAFSQQSQLVRHQRTHTGERPYPCKECGKAFSQSSTLAQHQRMHTGEKAQILKASDSPSLVAHQRIHAVEKPFKCDECGKAFRWISRLSQHQLIHTGEKPYKCNKCTKAFGCSSRLIRHQRTHTGEKPFKCDECGKGFVQGSHLIQHQRIHTGEKPYVCNDCGKAFSQSSSLIYHQRIHKGEKPYECLQCGKAFSMSTQLTIHQRVHTGERPYKCNECGKAFSQNSTLFQHQIIHAGVKPYECSECGKAFSRSSYLIEHQRIHTRAQWFYEYGNALEGSTFVSRKKVNTIKKLHQCEDCEKVFRWRSHLIIHQRIHTGEKPYKCNDCGKAFNRSSRLTQHQKIHTG; translated from the exons ATGAGGCAGCGCCAGAAGGGGGCTGGCACCCAGGGATTCCTGGGGTGCTGGTGTGTGTCCTTTCAGGAGGTGGTAACATTTGGCGATGTGGCTGTGCACTTCTCTCGGGAGGAGTGGCAGTGTCTGGACCCTGGCCAGAGGGCCCTCTACAGGGAAGTGATGCTGGAGAACCACAGCAGTGTGGCTGGACTAG CTTTTAGTGACCCCACTCTCTGGTTTGGTTATCTGTGTCCGTGCTTTCCACATGATGGCAACCTGTGGGCCTGGCCATCAAGAGGTGCTGCAGCCTTTC CAGGATTCCTGGTTTTCAAGCCTGAGCTGATCTCCCGGCTGGAGCAGGGAGAAGAGCCGTGGGTCCTCGACCTGCAGGGAGCAGAGGGGACAGAGGCACCAAGGACCTCCAAGACAG ATTCTACGATTAGGACGGAGAATAAGCAGGTCTGTGAGGACATGGACATCCTAAAATCAGAATCCTATGGGACAGTGGTCAGAATCTCCCCACAGGACTTTCCTCAGAATCCTGGCTTTGGAGACGTTTCTGATTCTGAGGTCTGGTTAGACAGTCATCTGGGCAGTCCTGGGCTGAAAGTGACAGGCTCTACCTTCCAGAATAACTGTTTGAATGAGGAGACTGTGGTTCCCAAGACCTTCACCAAGGACACAGCCCAGGGATGTAAGGAGCTGGGAAGCAGCGGCCTGGATTGTCAGCCTcttgaaagacagagagagagtgcagAAGGGATGTCCCAGAGATGCGAGGGGTGTGGCAAAGGCGTCAGAGCCACTTCAAACATCGCTCTGCATTGGGAAGTTAATACACAGAAAATTAGCACATGTCAAGAATGCCAAAAAAAGTTATCTGACTGCTTGCAGGGGAAATATCCAAATAACTGCCATGGAGAGAAGCCGTACGAATGTGCAGAGTGTGGGAAAGTCTTCAGGCTCTGCTCACAGCTTAATCAGCATCAGCGAatccacacaggagagaaaccctttAAATGCACTGAGTGTGGAAAAGCCTTCCGCCTGAGCTCAAAACTTATTCAGCATCAAAGAATCCACACTGGGGAGAAGCCCTACAGATGTGAGGAATGTGGAAAAGCTTTTGGTCAGAGCTCAAGCCTCATCCACCATCAGAGAATCCACACAGGAGAGAGGCCCTATGGTTGTCGtgagtgtgggaaagccttcagccAGCAGTCGCAGCTGGTTAGACACCAGAGAACTCACACTGGGGAGAGGCCCTACCCTTGCAAGGAGTGTGGGAAGGCCTTCAGCCAGAGCTCCACCCTAGCCCAGCATCAAAGGATGCATACTGGGGAGAAAGCTCAAATTCTAAAAGCCTCAGACAGTCCAAGCCTTGTTGCACATCAGAGAATTCACGCTGTAGAGAAACCATTTAAGTGTgatgaatgtgggaaagcttttaGGTGGATCTCTCGCCTGAGTCAGCATCAGCtgattcacactggagagaagccttaTAAATGCAACAAGTGTACAAAAGCCTTTGGTTGTAGTTCACGGCTTATTCGCCATCAGagaactcacactggagaaaaaccatTTAAGTGTGATGAGTGTGGTAAAGGCTTTGTTCAGGGCTCACACCTTATTCAGCATCAGCGaatccacactggagagaaaccctatgtgTGTAATGACTGTGGAAAAGCCTTCAGTCAGAGTTCCAGCCTTATTTACCATCAGAGAATCCATAAAGGAGAGAAGCCGTATGAATGCCTCCAATGCGGAAAAGCCTTCAGCATGAGCACACAGCTTACAATACATCAAAGGGTTCACACCGGAGAGAGGCCctataaatgtaatgaatgtgggaaagccttcagtcaAAACTCAACCCTTTTCCAACACCAGATAATTCATGCAGGAGTGAAGCCCTATGAGTGCAGTGAGTGTGGAAAAGCCTTCAGCCGGAGCTCATATCTTATTGAACACCAGAGAATACACACTAGAGCCCAGTGGTTTTACGAATATGGGAATGCCCTGGAAGGGTCCACCTTTGTGAGCCGTAAAAAGGTTAAtactataaagaaactgcatcagtGTGAAGACTGTGAGAAAGTATTTAGGTGGCGTTCACATCTAATTATACACCAGAGAATTCACACCGGGGAGAAGCCTTATAAATGCAATGactgtggcaaagcttttaatcGGAGCTCAAGGCTTACCCAGCATCAAAAAATTCACACAGGATAG
- the ZNF7 gene encoding zinc finger protein 7 isoform X10 produces MEVVTFGDVAVHFSREEWQCLDPGQRALYREVMLENHSSVAGLAGFLVFKPELISRLEQGEEPWVLDLQGAEGTEAPRTSKTDSTIRTENKQVCEDMDILKSESYGTVVRISPQDFPQNPGFGDVSDSEVWLDSHLGSPGLKVTGSTFQNNCLNEETVVPKTFTKDTAQGCKELGSSGLDCQPLERQRESAEGMSQRCEGCGKGVRATSNIALHWEVNTQKISTCQECQKKLSDCLQGKYPNNCHGEKPYECAECGKVFRLCSQLNQHQRIHTGEKPFKCTECGKAFRLSSKLIQHQRIHTGEKPYRCEECGKAFGQSSSLIHHQRIHTGERPYGCRECGKAFSQQSQLVRHQRTHTGERPYPCKECGKAFSQSSTLAQHQRMHTGEKAQILKASDSPSLVAHQRIHAVEKPFKCDECGKAFRWISRLSQHQLIHTGEKPYKCNKCTKAFGCSSRLIRHQRTHTGEKPFKCDECGKGFVQGSHLIQHQRIHTGEKPYVCNDCGKAFSQSSSLIYHQRIHKGEKPYECLQCGKAFSMSTQLTIHQRVHTGERPYKCNECGKAFSQNSTLFQHQIIHAGVKPYECSECGKAFSRSSYLIEHQRIHTRAQWFYEYGNALEGSTFVSRKKVNTIKKLHQCEDCEKVFRWRSHLIIHQRIHTGEKPYKCNDCGKAFNRSSRLTQHQKIHTG; encoded by the exons ATG GAGGTGGTAACATTTGGCGATGTGGCTGTGCACTTCTCTCGGGAGGAGTGGCAGTGTCTGGACCCTGGCCAGAGGGCCCTCTACAGGGAAGTGATGCTGGAGAACCACAGCAGTGTGGCTGGACTAG CAGGATTCCTGGTTTTCAAGCCTGAGCTGATCTCCCGGCTGGAGCAGGGAGAAGAGCCGTGGGTCCTCGACCTGCAGGGAGCAGAGGGGACAGAGGCACCAAGGACCTCCAAGACAG ATTCTACGATTAGGACGGAGAATAAGCAGGTCTGTGAGGACATGGACATCCTAAAATCAGAATCCTATGGGACAGTGGTCAGAATCTCCCCACAGGACTTTCCTCAGAATCCTGGCTTTGGAGACGTTTCTGATTCTGAGGTCTGGTTAGACAGTCATCTGGGCAGTCCTGGGCTGAAAGTGACAGGCTCTACCTTCCAGAATAACTGTTTGAATGAGGAGACTGTGGTTCCCAAGACCTTCACCAAGGACACAGCCCAGGGATGTAAGGAGCTGGGAAGCAGCGGCCTGGATTGTCAGCCTcttgaaagacagagagagagtgcagAAGGGATGTCCCAGAGATGCGAGGGGTGTGGCAAAGGCGTCAGAGCCACTTCAAACATCGCTCTGCATTGGGAAGTTAATACACAGAAAATTAGCACATGTCAAGAATGCCAAAAAAAGTTATCTGACTGCTTGCAGGGGAAATATCCAAATAACTGCCATGGAGAGAAGCCGTACGAATGTGCAGAGTGTGGGAAAGTCTTCAGGCTCTGCTCACAGCTTAATCAGCATCAGCGAatccacacaggagagaaaccctttAAATGCACTGAGTGTGGAAAAGCCTTCCGCCTGAGCTCAAAACTTATTCAGCATCAAAGAATCCACACTGGGGAGAAGCCCTACAGATGTGAGGAATGTGGAAAAGCTTTTGGTCAGAGCTCAAGCCTCATCCACCATCAGAGAATCCACACAGGAGAGAGGCCCTATGGTTGTCGtgagtgtgggaaagccttcagccAGCAGTCGCAGCTGGTTAGACACCAGAGAACTCACACTGGGGAGAGGCCCTACCCTTGCAAGGAGTGTGGGAAGGCCTTCAGCCAGAGCTCCACCCTAGCCCAGCATCAAAGGATGCATACTGGGGAGAAAGCTCAAATTCTAAAAGCCTCAGACAGTCCAAGCCTTGTTGCACATCAGAGAATTCACGCTGTAGAGAAACCATTTAAGTGTgatgaatgtgggaaagcttttaGGTGGATCTCTCGCCTGAGTCAGCATCAGCtgattcacactggagagaagccttaTAAATGCAACAAGTGTACAAAAGCCTTTGGTTGTAGTTCACGGCTTATTCGCCATCAGagaactcacactggagaaaaaccatTTAAGTGTGATGAGTGTGGTAAAGGCTTTGTTCAGGGCTCACACCTTATTCAGCATCAGCGaatccacactggagagaaaccctatgtgTGTAATGACTGTGGAAAAGCCTTCAGTCAGAGTTCCAGCCTTATTTACCATCAGAGAATCCATAAAGGAGAGAAGCCGTATGAATGCCTCCAATGCGGAAAAGCCTTCAGCATGAGCACACAGCTTACAATACATCAAAGGGTTCACACCGGAGAGAGGCCctataaatgtaatgaatgtgggaaagccttcagtcaAAACTCAACCCTTTTCCAACACCAGATAATTCATGCAGGAGTGAAGCCCTATGAGTGCAGTGAGTGTGGAAAAGCCTTCAGCCGGAGCTCATATCTTATTGAACACCAGAGAATACACACTAGAGCCCAGTGGTTTTACGAATATGGGAATGCCCTGGAAGGGTCCACCTTTGTGAGCCGTAAAAAGGTTAAtactataaagaaactgcatcagtGTGAAGACTGTGAGAAAGTATTTAGGTGGCGTTCACATCTAATTATACACCAGAGAATTCACACCGGGGAGAAGCCTTATAAATGCAATGactgtggcaaagcttttaatcGGAGCTCAAGGCTTACCCAGCATCAAAAAATTCACACAGGATAG
- the ZNF7 gene encoding zinc finger protein 7 isoform X5 — protein sequence MRQRQKGAGTQGFLGCWCVSFQEVVTFGDVAVHFSREEWQCLDPGQRALYREVMLENHSSVAGLGFLVFKPELISRLEQGEEPWVLDLQGAEGTEAPRTSKTDSTIRTENKQVCEDMDILKSESYGTVVRISPQDFPQNPGFGDVSDSEVWLDSHLGSPGLKVTGSTFQNNCLNEETVVPKTFTKDTAQGCKELGSSGLDCQPLERQRESAEGMSQRCEGCGKGVRATSNIALHWEVNTQKISTCQECQKKLSDCLQGKYPNNCHGEKPYECAECGKVFRLCSQLNQHQRIHTGEKPFKCTECGKAFRLSSKLIQHQRIHTGEKPYRCEECGKAFGQSSSLIHHQRIHTGERPYGCRECGKAFSQQSQLVRHQRTHTGERPYPCKECGKAFSQSSTLAQHQRMHTGEKAQILKASDSPSLVAHQRIHAVEKPFKCDECGKAFRWISRLSQHQLIHTGEKPYKCNKCTKAFGCSSRLIRHQRTHTGEKPFKCDECGKGFVQGSHLIQHQRIHTGEKPYVCNDCGKAFSQSSSLIYHQRIHKGEKPYECLQCGKAFSMSTQLTIHQRVHTGERPYKCNECGKAFSQNSTLFQHQIIHAGVKPYECSECGKAFSRSSYLIEHQRIHTRAQWFYEYGNALEGSTFVSRKKVNTIKKLHQCEDCEKVFRWRSHLIIHQRIHTGEKPYKCNDCGKAFNRSSRLTQHQKIHTG from the exons ATGAGGCAGCGCCAGAAGGGGGCTGGCACCCAGGGATTCCTGGGGTGCTGGTGTGTGTCCTTTCAGGAGGTGGTAACATTTGGCGATGTGGCTGTGCACTTCTCTCGGGAGGAGTGGCAGTGTCTGGACCCTGGCCAGAGGGCCCTCTACAGGGAAGTGATGCTGGAGAACCACAGCAGTGTGGCTGGACTAG GATTCCTGGTTTTCAAGCCTGAGCTGATCTCCCGGCTGGAGCAGGGAGAAGAGCCGTGGGTCCTCGACCTGCAGGGAGCAGAGGGGACAGAGGCACCAAGGACCTCCAAGACAG ATTCTACGATTAGGACGGAGAATAAGCAGGTCTGTGAGGACATGGACATCCTAAAATCAGAATCCTATGGGACAGTGGTCAGAATCTCCCCACAGGACTTTCCTCAGAATCCTGGCTTTGGAGACGTTTCTGATTCTGAGGTCTGGTTAGACAGTCATCTGGGCAGTCCTGGGCTGAAAGTGACAGGCTCTACCTTCCAGAATAACTGTTTGAATGAGGAGACTGTGGTTCCCAAGACCTTCACCAAGGACACAGCCCAGGGATGTAAGGAGCTGGGAAGCAGCGGCCTGGATTGTCAGCCTcttgaaagacagagagagagtgcagAAGGGATGTCCCAGAGATGCGAGGGGTGTGGCAAAGGCGTCAGAGCCACTTCAAACATCGCTCTGCATTGGGAAGTTAATACACAGAAAATTAGCACATGTCAAGAATGCCAAAAAAAGTTATCTGACTGCTTGCAGGGGAAATATCCAAATAACTGCCATGGAGAGAAGCCGTACGAATGTGCAGAGTGTGGGAAAGTCTTCAGGCTCTGCTCACAGCTTAATCAGCATCAGCGAatccacacaggagagaaaccctttAAATGCACTGAGTGTGGAAAAGCCTTCCGCCTGAGCTCAAAACTTATTCAGCATCAAAGAATCCACACTGGGGAGAAGCCCTACAGATGTGAGGAATGTGGAAAAGCTTTTGGTCAGAGCTCAAGCCTCATCCACCATCAGAGAATCCACACAGGAGAGAGGCCCTATGGTTGTCGtgagtgtgggaaagccttcagccAGCAGTCGCAGCTGGTTAGACACCAGAGAACTCACACTGGGGAGAGGCCCTACCCTTGCAAGGAGTGTGGGAAGGCCTTCAGCCAGAGCTCCACCCTAGCCCAGCATCAAAGGATGCATACTGGGGAGAAAGCTCAAATTCTAAAAGCCTCAGACAGTCCAAGCCTTGTTGCACATCAGAGAATTCACGCTGTAGAGAAACCATTTAAGTGTgatgaatgtgggaaagcttttaGGTGGATCTCTCGCCTGAGTCAGCATCAGCtgattcacactggagagaagccttaTAAATGCAACAAGTGTACAAAAGCCTTTGGTTGTAGTTCACGGCTTATTCGCCATCAGagaactcacactggagaaaaaccatTTAAGTGTGATGAGTGTGGTAAAGGCTTTGTTCAGGGCTCACACCTTATTCAGCATCAGCGaatccacactggagagaaaccctatgtgTGTAATGACTGTGGAAAAGCCTTCAGTCAGAGTTCCAGCCTTATTTACCATCAGAGAATCCATAAAGGAGAGAAGCCGTATGAATGCCTCCAATGCGGAAAAGCCTTCAGCATGAGCACACAGCTTACAATACATCAAAGGGTTCACACCGGAGAGAGGCCctataaatgtaatgaatgtgggaaagccttcagtcaAAACTCAACCCTTTTCCAACACCAGATAATTCATGCAGGAGTGAAGCCCTATGAGTGCAGTGAGTGTGGAAAAGCCTTCAGCCGGAGCTCATATCTTATTGAACACCAGAGAATACACACTAGAGCCCAGTGGTTTTACGAATATGGGAATGCCCTGGAAGGGTCCACCTTTGTGAGCCGTAAAAAGGTTAAtactataaagaaactgcatcagtGTGAAGACTGTGAGAAAGTATTTAGGTGGCGTTCACATCTAATTATACACCAGAGAATTCACACCGGGGAGAAGCCTTATAAATGCAATGactgtggcaaagcttttaatcGGAGCTCAAGGCTTACCCAGCATCAAAAAATTCACACAGGATAG
- the ZNF7 gene encoding zinc finger protein 7 isoform X6, whose protein sequence is MKGAGTQGFLGCWCVSFQEVVTFGDVAVHFSREEWQCLDPGQRALYREVMLENHSSVAGLAGFLVFKPELISRLEQGEEPWVLDLQGAEGTEAPRTSKTDSTIRTENKQVCEDMDILKSESYGTVVRISPQDFPQNPGFGDVSDSEVWLDSHLGSPGLKVTGSTFQNNCLNEETVVPKTFTKDTAQGCKELGSSGLDCQPLERQRESAEGMSQRCEGCGKGVRATSNIALHWEVNTQKISTCQECQKKLSDCLQGKYPNNCHGEKPYECAECGKVFRLCSQLNQHQRIHTGEKPFKCTECGKAFRLSSKLIQHQRIHTGEKPYRCEECGKAFGQSSSLIHHQRIHTGERPYGCRECGKAFSQQSQLVRHQRTHTGERPYPCKECGKAFSQSSTLAQHQRMHTGEKAQILKASDSPSLVAHQRIHAVEKPFKCDECGKAFRWISRLSQHQLIHTGEKPYKCNKCTKAFGCSSRLIRHQRTHTGEKPFKCDECGKGFVQGSHLIQHQRIHTGEKPYVCNDCGKAFSQSSSLIYHQRIHKGEKPYECLQCGKAFSMSTQLTIHQRVHTGERPYKCNECGKAFSQNSTLFQHQIIHAGVKPYECSECGKAFSRSSYLIEHQRIHTRAQWFYEYGNALEGSTFVSRKKVNTIKKLHQCEDCEKVFRWRSHLIIHQRIHTGEKPYKCNDCGKAFNRSSRLTQHQKIHTG, encoded by the exons ATG AAGGGGGCTGGCACCCAGGGATTCCTGGGGTGCTGGTGTGTGTCCTTTCAGGAGGTGGTAACATTTGGCGATGTGGCTGTGCACTTCTCTCGGGAGGAGTGGCAGTGTCTGGACCCTGGCCAGAGGGCCCTCTACAGGGAAGTGATGCTGGAGAACCACAGCAGTGTGGCTGGACTAG CAGGATTCCTGGTTTTCAAGCCTGAGCTGATCTCCCGGCTGGAGCAGGGAGAAGAGCCGTGGGTCCTCGACCTGCAGGGAGCAGAGGGGACAGAGGCACCAAGGACCTCCAAGACAG ATTCTACGATTAGGACGGAGAATAAGCAGGTCTGTGAGGACATGGACATCCTAAAATCAGAATCCTATGGGACAGTGGTCAGAATCTCCCCACAGGACTTTCCTCAGAATCCTGGCTTTGGAGACGTTTCTGATTCTGAGGTCTGGTTAGACAGTCATCTGGGCAGTCCTGGGCTGAAAGTGACAGGCTCTACCTTCCAGAATAACTGTTTGAATGAGGAGACTGTGGTTCCCAAGACCTTCACCAAGGACACAGCCCAGGGATGTAAGGAGCTGGGAAGCAGCGGCCTGGATTGTCAGCCTcttgaaagacagagagagagtgcagAAGGGATGTCCCAGAGATGCGAGGGGTGTGGCAAAGGCGTCAGAGCCACTTCAAACATCGCTCTGCATTGGGAAGTTAATACACAGAAAATTAGCACATGTCAAGAATGCCAAAAAAAGTTATCTGACTGCTTGCAGGGGAAATATCCAAATAACTGCCATGGAGAGAAGCCGTACGAATGTGCAGAGTGTGGGAAAGTCTTCAGGCTCTGCTCACAGCTTAATCAGCATCAGCGAatccacacaggagagaaaccctttAAATGCACTGAGTGTGGAAAAGCCTTCCGCCTGAGCTCAAAACTTATTCAGCATCAAAGAATCCACACTGGGGAGAAGCCCTACAGATGTGAGGAATGTGGAAAAGCTTTTGGTCAGAGCTCAAGCCTCATCCACCATCAGAGAATCCACACAGGAGAGAGGCCCTATGGTTGTCGtgagtgtgggaaagccttcagccAGCAGTCGCAGCTGGTTAGACACCAGAGAACTCACACTGGGGAGAGGCCCTACCCTTGCAAGGAGTGTGGGAAGGCCTTCAGCCAGAGCTCCACCCTAGCCCAGCATCAAAGGATGCATACTGGGGAGAAAGCTCAAATTCTAAAAGCCTCAGACAGTCCAAGCCTTGTTGCACATCAGAGAATTCACGCTGTAGAGAAACCATTTAAGTGTgatgaatgtgggaaagcttttaGGTGGATCTCTCGCCTGAGTCAGCATCAGCtgattcacactggagagaagccttaTAAATGCAACAAGTGTACAAAAGCCTTTGGTTGTAGTTCACGGCTTATTCGCCATCAGagaactcacactggagaaaaaccatTTAAGTGTGATGAGTGTGGTAAAGGCTTTGTTCAGGGCTCACACCTTATTCAGCATCAGCGaatccacactggagagaaaccctatgtgTGTAATGACTGTGGAAAAGCCTTCAGTCAGAGTTCCAGCCTTATTTACCATCAGAGAATCCATAAAGGAGAGAAGCCGTATGAATGCCTCCAATGCGGAAAAGCCTTCAGCATGAGCACACAGCTTACAATACATCAAAGGGTTCACACCGGAGAGAGGCCctataaatgtaatgaatgtgggaaagccttcagtcaAAACTCAACCCTTTTCCAACACCAGATAATTCATGCAGGAGTGAAGCCCTATGAGTGCAGTGAGTGTGGAAAAGCCTTCAGCCGGAGCTCATATCTTATTGAACACCAGAGAATACACACTAGAGCCCAGTGGTTTTACGAATATGGGAATGCCCTGGAAGGGTCCACCTTTGTGAGCCGTAAAAAGGTTAAtactataaagaaactgcatcagtGTGAAGACTGTGAGAAAGTATTTAGGTGGCGTTCACATCTAATTATACACCAGAGAATTCACACCGGGGAGAAGCCTTATAAATGCAATGactgtggcaaagcttttaatcGGAGCTCAAGGCTTACCCAGCATCAAAAAATTCACACAGGATAG
- the ZNF7 gene encoding zinc finger protein 7 isoform X11, translating into MEVVTFGDVAVHFSREEWQCLDPGQRALYREVMLENHSSVAGLGFLVFKPELISRLEQGEEPWVLDLQGAEGTEAPRTSKTDSTIRTENKQVCEDMDILKSESYGTVVRISPQDFPQNPGFGDVSDSEVWLDSHLGSPGLKVTGSTFQNNCLNEETVVPKTFTKDTAQGCKELGSSGLDCQPLERQRESAEGMSQRCEGCGKGVRATSNIALHWEVNTQKISTCQECQKKLSDCLQGKYPNNCHGEKPYECAECGKVFRLCSQLNQHQRIHTGEKPFKCTECGKAFRLSSKLIQHQRIHTGEKPYRCEECGKAFGQSSSLIHHQRIHTGERPYGCRECGKAFSQQSQLVRHQRTHTGERPYPCKECGKAFSQSSTLAQHQRMHTGEKAQILKASDSPSLVAHQRIHAVEKPFKCDECGKAFRWISRLSQHQLIHTGEKPYKCNKCTKAFGCSSRLIRHQRTHTGEKPFKCDECGKGFVQGSHLIQHQRIHTGEKPYVCNDCGKAFSQSSSLIYHQRIHKGEKPYECLQCGKAFSMSTQLTIHQRVHTGERPYKCNECGKAFSQNSTLFQHQIIHAGVKPYECSECGKAFSRSSYLIEHQRIHTRAQWFYEYGNALEGSTFVSRKKVNTIKKLHQCEDCEKVFRWRSHLIIHQRIHTGEKPYKCNDCGKAFNRSSRLTQHQKIHTG; encoded by the exons ATG GAGGTGGTAACATTTGGCGATGTGGCTGTGCACTTCTCTCGGGAGGAGTGGCAGTGTCTGGACCCTGGCCAGAGGGCCCTCTACAGGGAAGTGATGCTGGAGAACCACAGCAGTGTGGCTGGACTAG GATTCCTGGTTTTCAAGCCTGAGCTGATCTCCCGGCTGGAGCAGGGAGAAGAGCCGTGGGTCCTCGACCTGCAGGGAGCAGAGGGGACAGAGGCACCAAGGACCTCCAAGACAG ATTCTACGATTAGGACGGAGAATAAGCAGGTCTGTGAGGACATGGACATCCTAAAATCAGAATCCTATGGGACAGTGGTCAGAATCTCCCCACAGGACTTTCCTCAGAATCCTGGCTTTGGAGACGTTTCTGATTCTGAGGTCTGGTTAGACAGTCATCTGGGCAGTCCTGGGCTGAAAGTGACAGGCTCTACCTTCCAGAATAACTGTTTGAATGAGGAGACTGTGGTTCCCAAGACCTTCACCAAGGACACAGCCCAGGGATGTAAGGAGCTGGGAAGCAGCGGCCTGGATTGTCAGCCTcttgaaagacagagagagagtgcagAAGGGATGTCCCAGAGATGCGAGGGGTGTGGCAAAGGCGTCAGAGCCACTTCAAACATCGCTCTGCATTGGGAAGTTAATACACAGAAAATTAGCACATGTCAAGAATGCCAAAAAAAGTTATCTGACTGCTTGCAGGGGAAATATCCAAATAACTGCCATGGAGAGAAGCCGTACGAATGTGCAGAGTGTGGGAAAGTCTTCAGGCTCTGCTCACAGCTTAATCAGCATCAGCGAatccacacaggagagaaaccctttAAATGCACTGAGTGTGGAAAAGCCTTCCGCCTGAGCTCAAAACTTATTCAGCATCAAAGAATCCACACTGGGGAGAAGCCCTACAGATGTGAGGAATGTGGAAAAGCTTTTGGTCAGAGCTCAAGCCTCATCCACCATCAGAGAATCCACACAGGAGAGAGGCCCTATGGTTGTCGtgagtgtgggaaagccttcagccAGCAGTCGCAGCTGGTTAGACACCAGAGAACTCACACTGGGGAGAGGCCCTACCCTTGCAAGGAGTGTGGGAAGGCCTTCAGCCAGAGCTCCACCCTAGCCCAGCATCAAAGGATGCATACTGGGGAGAAAGCTCAAATTCTAAAAGCCTCAGACAGTCCAAGCCTTGTTGCACATCAGAGAATTCACGCTGTAGAGAAACCATTTAAGTGTgatgaatgtgggaaagcttttaGGTGGATCTCTCGCCTGAGTCAGCATCAGCtgattcacactggagagaagccttaTAAATGCAACAAGTGTACAAAAGCCTTTGGTTGTAGTTCACGGCTTATTCGCCATCAGagaactcacactggagaaaaaccatTTAAGTGTGATGAGTGTGGTAAAGGCTTTGTTCAGGGCTCACACCTTATTCAGCATCAGCGaatccacactggagagaaaccctatgtgTGTAATGACTGTGGAAAAGCCTTCAGTCAGAGTTCCAGCCTTATTTACCATCAGAGAATCCATAAAGGAGAGAAGCCGTATGAATGCCTCCAATGCGGAAAAGCCTTCAGCATGAGCACACAGCTTACAATACATCAAAGGGTTCACACCGGAGAGAGGCCctataaatgtaatgaatgtgggaaagccttcagtcaAAACTCAACCCTTTTCCAACACCAGATAATTCATGCAGGAGTGAAGCCCTATGAGTGCAGTGAGTGTGGAAAAGCCTTCAGCCGGAGCTCATATCTTATTGAACACCAGAGAATACACACTAGAGCCCAGTGGTTTTACGAATATGGGAATGCCCTGGAAGGGTCCACCTTTGTGAGCCGTAAAAAGGTTAAtactataaagaaactgcatcagtGTGAAGACTGTGAGAAAGTATTTAGGTGGCGTTCACATCTAATTATACACCAGAGAATTCACACCGGGGAGAAGCCTTATAAATGCAATGactgtggcaaagcttttaatcGGAGCTCAAGGCTTACCCAGCATCAAAAAATTCACACAGGATAG